The window CGTATTTCACCAAAGAAACAACAAGCCGAACAAGTCGCAGCACCCGACAGCTAGTAGCTGTCGGGCCAGGATTTGGCGACTTTGGAATGGCGATTGAAACTTTAAACTTTGTCACATCTGGTACATCGCTGCCGGTGTGCTTTACGTTAGCCAAAAAAATGAAACTATTTTCACGTCTTCTCAGTAATCGGGCGATCAGCATCTCTGGTGGAAGAGCTGAAGTTGTTAAAGGTAAAATTGATGGTAGGTTGGTTCGTGATATGACGTCACTTTGCGCTGAAATCGGGTTGCAGAGATGTGAGTTGTGGATTGATGGGGAAGGGCGGGTGAGTTTTTCTAGAGAGGTTCCATCGCAGCATCATCAGAAGTTCAGGAATGTTCTATCGATCTACAAATAATAGACACGAAAGTAACATATCCTCTGATAAATAACTAGGCTAACAAGCCGCAGCACCCGACAGCTAGTAGCTGTCGAGTTTGCGACAGTAACCTTTTTACGTCATTGTATCTTTAATTCGCATATCGGCGCCTGATCGCTGCCGGTGTGCTTTACGTTCGGCAAAAAAAATTATGAAACTACCTCATAGCGTTAGTGGTGCGATTAGAACATTCTCGTATTTTCTTTCCAGTGGAACACACTCGATGCTGGAAGGAGTGGATTATCTTGACATCTACGGTTCTGAGCCTAGTGCTATTGAGCAGGTTTACGCCATCTTTGCGAATGTCTTGGAATACGACCATGAGGGTAATATTACGAATTTAAAGCATGCAGAAAAGCGTGCTACGGATTCTCTCCGTGCTTATTGTGACCCTAATTTTGTAGTGAGTCCTCCCTATGAAGAATGGGAGACTGAACTTTACTAGTTAATCAAAACAAGCCGAACAAGTCGCAGCACCCGACAGCTAGTAGCTGTCGATTTTGCGACAGGTAACCTTTTTACGACATTGTATCTATAATTCGCATATCAGCGCATGATCGCTGCCGGTGTGCTTTACGTTCGACAAAAAATTGAACCTTTTAGATCCATCGAAGGCTAGATCTGGCGGCTCAAGGCTGTTTCATTTGGTATTCTAAGCGTCATTATTCCAGTGGCGCTTTTTTGTGCCTGGATTAACGATGGTTTTCCCCTGAACTGGTAGTAAAGTTTAGTGATTTTATAATGGTTTGATCCAAGAATTTCGGTTTTCATGCCGTCTAGCAGATGACGAGATGGCGTGGTTTTCATTCATTCTGAGTGAATTGACCAGTGGCGGCAGCGTTTCAAGCCTCAAGCATTGGCCGTTTTAGGTTTGTAGTCTGTTCATTGTAAGCACATTAAGTTAAGGTTATCCTGTTTAATGCCACTAGAATGGATTAGCTGCGTAGAGAAAATCTGGTCGAACAAGTCGCAGCACCCGACAGCTAGTAGCTGTCGAGTTTGCGACGGCAAACCTTTTGACGACATTGTATCTTTAATTCGTATGTCGGCGCCTGATCGCTGCCGGTGTGCTTTACGTTAGCCAAAAAATATGGAATTAGAGGTAATTCGATCTTCAACTGGGAAAGGCGTAGGTCTTCTTCATTATAGACATACTGCAAATCCTTCGTGGATACCAATTCGTGCGGATTACTTTATTTTTACTCATGACTTAAGCTTGATAGGTAAAGATGTGAAAACAAACGGGAGATATTTTACTCATCGTTATGCAACTTCTGATGATGGTCGATACCTATTAATCGAAGAGATGGAATTTGACGGTAGTCAAGAATCTATAGATCAACATAATAGTCGCTTGATAGTGATTGACGCCGAGAAGTCTATAGAAGGGTATGTTGGATGTATTAAGCGACGCAGAATATTCCCAAAGAGTGTTGATGGCGAAAGGTTAATTTATGCAAAGCAGAAGTTCAGTGAGTCCGGAGTTGAGCATGATTTTGAGCGTGATTTATCAAGTATCACTGAATGGAATAAATTGGGCTAACAAGACGTTGCACCCGACGGCTAGTAGCTGACGAGCCAGGTTTTGCTACTGGTTTACAGAATTGAAACTTTAATCGTTTCATCGGCGCTTTCATCGCCGCCGGTGAACTTTACGTTCGACAAAAAATGAGAATCTTTAGCTTCTGTCTATTGGTTGTAACTTCCTCGATTTGCTCTGGCGGCAAAATTGATGGAGACACTGTGACTAATGAGTGGCATAAAGCCTTTCATGAGACTCTCCATAATCAGACATCTGAATGTTACTTGATATC of the Oceaniferula marina genome contains:
- a CDS encoding DUF7677 family protein; the encoded protein is MKLPHSVSGAIRTFSYFLSSGTHSMLEGVDYLDIYGSEPSAIEQVYAIFANVLEYDHEGNITNLKHAEKRATDSLRAYCDPNFVVSPPYEEWETELY
- a CDS encoding DUF3634 family protein, whose protein sequence is MAIETLNFVTSGTSLPVCFTLAKKMKLFSRLLSNRAISISGGRAEVVKGKIDGRLVRDMTSLCAEIGLQRCELWIDGEGRVSFSREVPSQHHQKFRNVLSIYK